The Thermostichus vulcanus str. 'Rupite' sequence CCTTCACCGCCAAGCTGCGCTGTGGCGGGAGTACCCCGGAGGTTTTGATGGAACACGCCACCGCCAGACTTTACTTGGTGGCCACCCCGATCGGCAACCGCGAAGATATTACCCTGCGCGCCCTGCGCATCCTCAAAGAAGTGGATTGGGTGGCAGCAGAAGATACTCGCCATTCCGGCCAGTTGCTGAAGCATTTTCAGATCTCAGCCCGGCTGATTAGCTATCACGAGCACAATGTTGCTCAACGGATCCCGGAATTATTGGGGTACTTGTCAGTGGGGCAGTCGGTGGCGTTGATCAGCGATGCTGGGACACCGGCCATTTCCGATCCGGGGGAGGAGTTGGTGCGCGCTTGTCTCCAGGCAGGGATCCCAGTGGTGCCCATCCCTGGCCCTGTGGCTGCCATCACAGCTTTGATCGCCTCCGGTCTTTCGACGCGGCGCTTTGTGTTTGAAGGGTTTCTGCCCAGCAAAACCCGCCAGCGGCAAGCCCATCTGCGGCAGTTGGCCCAAGAACCGCGCACCCTGATCTTCTACGAAGCCCCGCACCGCCTTCGCCAAACCCTGCAGGATCTGAGCGCCTGCTTCGGCCCGGAACGGCAGGTGGTTCTGGCGCGGGAGCTCACCAAGCTCCACGAAACCTTTTGGCGGGGATCCCTGGCTGCAGCCCTGGAGCATCTCAACACTCA is a genomic window containing:
- the rsmI gene encoding 16S rRNA (cytidine(1402)-2'-O)-methyltransferase is translated as MEHATARLYLVATPIGNREDITLRALRILKEVDWVAAEDTRHSGQLLKHFQISARLISYHEHNVAQRIPELLGYLSVGQSVALISDAGTPAISDPGEELVRACLQAGIPVVPIPGPVAAITALIASGLSTRRFVFEGFLPSKTRQRQAHLRQLAQEPRTLIFYEAPHRLRQTLQDLSACFGPERQVVLARELTKLHETFWRGSLAAALEHLNTQPPRGEFTLLIEGAVNLDHDPENSPSETEIRQELAQLLAQGLSRSSASRQLAQHLQGSPIWTRRRLYDLSLEMNAADAEHSEPCFSEIDSESDDADFAGG